From a region of the uncultured Desulfatiglans sp. genome:
- the lptB gene encoding putative lipopolysaccharide transport protein B: ATP-binding component of ABC superfamily (Evidence 3 : Putative function from multiple computational evidences; PubMedId : 17056748, 7876255, 9298646; Product type t : transporter), with protein sequence MTGNQVLEAVDLTKQYGGRVVVNGVSLRIRSGEVVGLLGPNGAGKTTTFYMIIGLVRPDKGKVLLNGEDIGDLPMYQRARKHITYLPQEPSIFRKLTVEENILLVLETLDLTAEERRRRLAELLKELNVARLAKNKAYSLSGGERRRVEMTRALVLSPAFILLDEPFAGIDPLAINDIQNIIEQLKEKGIGVIITDHNVRETLKVCDHAYIVNDGVILESGPPEKIAASKKAREIYLGEHFEMDASRSAEASS encoded by the coding sequence ATGACGGGCAATCAGGTGCTCGAGGCGGTCGACCTCACCAAACAGTACGGCGGTCGCGTGGTGGTGAACGGGGTCAGCCTCAGGATCCGGTCGGGCGAGGTGGTGGGGCTGCTCGGGCCGAACGGGGCGGGAAAGACCACCACGTTTTACATGATCATCGGGCTGGTGCGGCCGGACAAAGGGAAGGTCCTGTTGAACGGGGAGGACATCGGAGACCTTCCCATGTACCAGCGTGCCAGGAAGCACATCACTTACCTGCCCCAGGAGCCCTCCATTTTCCGGAAACTGACCGTGGAAGAAAACATCCTGCTGGTGCTCGAGACGCTCGATCTGACGGCCGAAGAGAGGCGCCGGCGTCTGGCCGAACTCCTGAAGGAGCTCAACGTCGCGCGCCTGGCGAAGAACAAGGCCTACTCCCTGTCAGGAGGCGAGCGGCGGCGGGTCGAGATGACGAGGGCCCTGGTGCTTTCTCCGGCCTTTATTCTCCTGGATGAGCCCTTTGCGGGCATCGATCCGCTGGCGATCAACGACATTCAGAACATCATCGAGCAGTTGAAGGAAAAGGGGATTGGCGTGATCATCACGGACCACAATGTGCGGGAGACCCTCAAGGTCTGCGACCACGCCTATATCGTGAACGACGGGGTGATCCTCGAGTCTGGACCGCCGGAGAAGATCGCCGCCAGCAAAAAGGCGCGTGAGATCTACCTCGGCGAGCATTTCGAGATGGACGCATCCCGCTCGGCTGAGGCGTCGTCGTGA
- a CDS encoding CBS domain containing protein: MEKEPENTPEAERPGEDYEEVITTHINADFDALASMIAASKLYPKAALVFPGSQEKNLRNFFVHSTSYLFNFAKLRQIRLSRIKRLILVDTRQRDRIGKFAGILGKKGLEVHIYDHHPDSEDDVRGDLEVVRKIGSNTALLTGLIRERGIEVSPIEATIMCLGIHEDTGSFTFSSTTAEDYRAAGWLAEMGADHNVVADLLTRELTTEQVWILNDLTRSATTHAVNGIDVVITEVIRDDYVGDFAVLVHKFMDMENLNVILALAQMEDRTYLVARSRIPDVNVGEIAVALGGGGHPQAASATVKDKTLVQVKSDLMTILKTAVNPKKTAADMMSSPVLHIAPGETVQKASDIMTRYNINVLLVIDETGCLLGYVTRQVVEKAVFFGLNHIKVADYMNIEFATVRPEATLKEVQELIIRTRLRILPVVEDDEVVGVITRTDLLAILMGDQTEPELFYDAKSTPQLPRTKNMISLLNERLPDPILELLRRFGRVADDLEYNAYLVGGMVRDILLKRDNLDMDIVVEGDGIEFAHEYARIYGGRVRSHRKFRTAVLILPDTTKVDIATARMEYYEAPGAPPIVETSSLKMDLYRRDFTINTLAVKLNERHFGVLIDYFGAQKDFKERVLRVLHNLSFVEDPTRILRAIRFEQRFGFKIGKLTLSLIKNAVKINCFKDVSGQRLFHELKLLLMEQNPIGAIEQMDVFNLLPVISPQITYTDAFRNLLEEIENVAAWYRLLYLDEPFDAWKLYWHGLTSVLDPQNLRELAKRFGMNDLEGRALVEQREQSEELLNVLFRFQGDNYQLYCLLTPYHTETLLYLMARANNERVRKLISNYFTRLKGTRVHLRGRDLLEMGFESGPLFRDIFEALMEAHLNGRVKTREDEVDFVRRRYPAFPGAERAGEAEAP; this comes from the coding sequence ATGGAAAAAGAGCCTGAGAACACGCCCGAGGCCGAGCGGCCGGGCGAGGATTACGAAGAGGTCATCACGACCCACATCAACGCGGATTTCGACGCGCTCGCGTCCATGATCGCCGCCAGCAAGCTTTATCCCAAAGCAGCGCTCGTCTTTCCCGGCTCCCAGGAAAAAAACCTCCGGAACTTTTTCGTCCACTCCACCTCCTACCTCTTCAACTTCGCGAAGCTGAGGCAGATCCGCCTGAGCCGGATCAAGCGCCTGATCCTGGTCGACACCCGCCAGCGCGACCGGATCGGGAAGTTCGCCGGAATCCTCGGAAAGAAGGGCCTCGAGGTCCACATCTACGATCATCACCCGGACTCGGAGGATGACGTCCGCGGCGACCTGGAGGTCGTCCGCAAGATCGGCTCGAACACCGCCCTTTTGACCGGCCTCATCCGGGAGCGGGGCATCGAGGTCTCTCCGATCGAGGCCACGATCATGTGCCTCGGCATCCACGAGGACACCGGCTCCTTTACCTTCTCCTCCACCACCGCCGAGGATTACCGCGCCGCGGGGTGGCTCGCCGAAATGGGCGCCGACCACAACGTCGTCGCGGATCTCCTCACGCGGGAGCTGACCACGGAACAGGTCTGGATCCTGAACGATCTCACCCGCTCGGCAACCACCCATGCCGTCAACGGGATCGACGTCGTCATCACCGAGGTGATCCGGGACGATTACGTCGGGGACTTCGCCGTCCTGGTCCACAAGTTCATGGACATGGAGAACCTGAACGTCATTTTAGCGCTCGCCCAGATGGAAGACCGGACCTATCTCGTTGCGCGCAGCCGCATCCCCGACGTGAACGTGGGAGAGATCGCGGTCGCGCTGGGCGGCGGCGGGCATCCGCAGGCCGCCTCGGCCACCGTCAAGGACAAGACCCTGGTCCAGGTCAAGAGCGATCTCATGACCATTTTGAAGACCGCCGTCAACCCCAAAAAGACCGCCGCCGACATGATGTCCTCGCCGGTCCTGCACATCGCACCCGGGGAAACCGTCCAGAAGGCCTCGGACATCATGACCCGGTACAACATCAACGTCCTGCTGGTCATCGATGAAACGGGGTGCCTGCTCGGGTACGTGACACGTCAGGTCGTTGAAAAGGCTGTTTTCTTCGGCCTCAACCACATCAAGGTCGCCGATTACATGAACATCGAGTTCGCCACCGTGCGCCCGGAGGCCACCCTCAAGGAGGTCCAGGAGCTGATCATCCGGACGCGCCTGAGGATCCTGCCGGTGGTGGAGGACGACGAGGTCGTCGGCGTCATCACCCGCACGGATCTCCTCGCCATCCTGATGGGCGACCAGACCGAGCCCGAATTGTTCTATGACGCCAAGAGCACTCCGCAGCTGCCGCGTACGAAGAACATGATCAGCCTGCTGAACGAGCGTCTGCCGGACCCCATCCTGGAGCTCCTGCGCCGCTTCGGACGGGTGGCTGACGACCTCGAGTACAACGCCTATCTGGTGGGCGGGATGGTGCGCGACATCCTTCTCAAACGCGACAATCTGGACATGGATATCGTCGTCGAAGGGGACGGCATCGAGTTCGCCCATGAATATGCCAGGATTTACGGTGGAAGGGTCCGCAGCCACCGGAAGTTCCGAACCGCCGTGCTCATCCTGCCGGACACCACCAAGGTCGATATCGCGACGGCCCGCATGGAATACTACGAGGCCCCCGGTGCGCCGCCCATCGTAGAGACCAGCTCGCTCAAAATGGACCTTTACCGCAGGGACTTCACGATCAACACCCTCGCCGTCAAACTCAACGAGCGGCATTTCGGGGTTCTGATCGACTATTTCGGCGCACAGAAAGACTTCAAGGAACGCGTGCTGCGGGTCCTGCACAACCTCAGCTTCGTCGAGGACCCGACGCGGATCCTGCGCGCCATCCGCTTCGAACAGCGCTTCGGTTTCAAGATCGGGAAGCTCACCCTCTCTCTGATCAAGAACGCTGTCAAGATCAACTGCTTCAAGGACGTGAGCGGACAAAGGCTGTTCCACGAACTGAAGCTCCTCCTGATGGAGCAGAACCCGATCGGGGCCATCGAGCAGATGGACGTCTTCAATCTGCTCCCGGTCATCTCACCCCAGATCACCTATACGGACGCCTTCAGGAACCTGCTCGAAGAGATCGAGAACGTGGCGGCCTGGTACCGTCTGCTCTATCTCGACGAACCCTTCGACGCCTGGAAACTCTACTGGCACGGGCTCACTTCGGTCCTCGACCCGCAAAACCTGCGGGAGCTCGCCAAACGCTTCGGGATGAACGACCTCGAGGGCCGAGCCCTGGTGGAGCAGCGGGAGCAGTCCGAAGAGCTGTTGAATGTCCTCTTCCGATTCCAGGGGGACAACTACCAGCTCTACTGCCTGCTGACGCCCTACCATACGGAGACGCTCCTCTACCTGATGGCGCGAGCCAACAACGAGCGTGTGCGCAAGCTGATCTCGAACTATTTCACGCGGCTCAAGGGGACCCGGGTGCACCTGCGAGGCCGGGATCTGCTGGAGATGGGGTTCGAATCGGGTCCGCTTTTCCGGGACATCTTCGAGGCCCTCATGGAGGCCCATCTGAACGGCCGCGTCAAGACCCGCGAGGACGAAGTGGACTTCGTACGCCGGCGCTACCCTGCTTTTCCCGGCGCGGAACGGGCCGGGGAGGCCGAGGCTCCCTGA
- the rpoZ gene encoding DNA-directed RNA polymerase subunit omega, with product MARITVEDCLKQIDNRFGLIHLAAKRVRQLRKGAEPLVTCKNKDIVTALREIAARKVIAREPADESARLESRDSLLLEGIAESFTAVASPIEQTEPEADELQAEEEAPEAPEKIE from the coding sequence ATGGCCAGAATCACCGTAGAAGACTGTTTGAAGCAGATCGACAACCGCTTCGGTCTGATTCACCTTGCAGCCAAAAGGGTGCGCCAGCTCAGAAAAGGGGCCGAACCGCTGGTCACCTGCAAAAACAAGGACATCGTCACGGCGCTGAGGGAGATCGCCGCAAGAAAGGTCATTGCGAGGGAGCCGGCTGACGAATCCGCCCGCCTGGAGTCGAGAGACTCGCTGCTCCTGGAGGGCATCGCCGAGTCGTTCACCGCCGTCGCTTCTCCGATCGAACAGACCGAACCCGAAGCGGACGAGTTGCAGGCCGAGGAAGAAGCACCGGAAGCACCCGAGAAAATCGAATAG
- a CDS encoding hypothetical protein (Evidence 5 : Unknown function), with translation MYASMPRTALLRILESMGNEPPAVLEVCIFMVYS, from the coding sequence ATGTATGCATCGATGCCGAGGACGGCGCTGCTGAGGATCCTGGAGAGCATGGGGAATGAACCGCCGGCGGTGTTGGAGGTTTGCATTTTTATGGTTTACAGCTAG
- a CDS encoding hypothetical protein (Evidence 5 : Unknown function), producing the protein MLDNLVCFHPEMVFLAHLGVNLYVCLCGDLQVASAQTLDFLDLGQKSSFPGWKLSPTAKSFPDGHNLK; encoded by the coding sequence ATGTTGGACAATCTAGTTTGTTTCCATCCGGAAATGGTCTTTTTGGCCCATCTCGGCGTCAATCTGTACGTTTGCTTGTGCGGCGACCTGCAGGTCGCCTCCGCACAAACGCTTGATTTCCTTGATCTTGGCCAAAAATCCTCATTCCCGGGTTGGAAACTGAGTCCTACCGCGAAATCATTTCCTGATGGACACAATCTAAAATAA
- a CDS encoding Penicillin-binding protein, 1A family has product MLKRLFLGFSILFGVVLLGLLGVGVYFWYIWSSNLPYIGVLKDYRPPVVTRVYSADGEVIGRFWEEKRVLVDLDACPDHLVEAFVAAEDARFFEHEGVDIKSIVRAMLRNFTAGRIEQGGSTITQQVTKSLLLKNPERTYRRKVREATLSLQVERVFTKHEILYLYLNQIYLGQGAYGVQAAADTYFGKTVEELTLAESALLAGLPQAPARYSPVRHFDRAKARQRYVLERMVEEGFITREAFQAALAEELDIREREDNTFQKAPYFTEHVRRDVLERYGRDMLYRGGLEIHTTVDLKLQALAKEALLRGLGDLDKREGYRGPLRRVEGAEAVRFLEEQAGRFAEAPPKAGDIVEGLVLAVDDGGGAVSVGLGHEKALLPLSHMAWARKPNPRAAYYAANLKKPSTALRQGDLILVRLLAEDPPEGYSQVAALEQTPEAQGAILAMDPATRAVLAMVGGKDWNESQYNRATQAKRQPGSAFKPIVYAAALDKGMTPADILMDSPIVAEGGEAGSVWKPKNYKDTFYGPTLMRTALAQSRNVITIKLLRRIGVPYTIEYARKLGIESDLSPDLSLALGSSGVSLLELTRAYAVFANEGKAAPPVFVTRIVDRDGRVLEENHAEAEQVISKETAYVMTDLMKAVVEEGTGARVKALQRPAAGKTGTTNDLRDAWFLGFTPDLVTGVWVGYDDQRSMARNETGSRAASPIWLYFMQAALEGKPVRDFEVPEGIVFARIDAKTGLLPGPSSGRTVLQAFVEGTEPKDVSPEPAAARAGHFSEFDLGFEGN; this is encoded by the coding sequence TTGTTGAAGCGTCTTTTTCTGGGATTTTCCATCCTTTTCGGGGTGGTCCTGCTGGGGCTGCTCGGTGTGGGCGTCTACTTCTGGTACATCTGGTCGAGCAACCTCCCGTATATCGGGGTTCTGAAGGATTACAGGCCGCCGGTGGTGACGCGGGTCTACAGCGCCGACGGCGAGGTCATCGGCCGGTTCTGGGAGGAGAAGCGGGTGCTCGTCGATCTCGACGCCTGTCCGGACCACCTGGTCGAGGCCTTTGTGGCCGCTGAAGACGCGCGGTTCTTCGAGCACGAAGGGGTCGACATCAAGAGCATCGTCCGGGCGATGCTCCGCAATTTCACGGCAGGCAGGATCGAGCAGGGCGGGAGCACCATCACCCAGCAGGTCACGAAGTCCCTGCTGTTGAAAAACCCGGAAAGGACCTACCGGCGCAAAGTCCGGGAGGCCACCCTGTCCCTCCAGGTCGAGCGGGTGTTCACCAAGCACGAGATTCTTTACCTGTATCTGAACCAGATTTACCTCGGGCAGGGCGCCTACGGGGTGCAGGCCGCGGCCGATACCTATTTCGGCAAGACGGTCGAGGAGTTGACCCTCGCCGAATCGGCGTTGCTCGCGGGTCTGCCGCAGGCGCCGGCGCGCTATTCGCCGGTCAGGCACTTCGATCGGGCCAAGGCCAGGCAGCGCTATGTGCTCGAACGGATGGTGGAGGAAGGATTCATCACGCGGGAGGCGTTCCAAGCGGCTCTTGCAGAAGAGCTCGACATCCGGGAGCGCGAGGACAACACCTTCCAGAAGGCGCCCTACTTTACGGAGCATGTGCGCCGGGACGTCCTGGAGCGTTACGGCCGGGACATGCTCTATCGGGGAGGGCTCGAGATCCACACCACCGTCGACCTGAAGCTTCAGGCGTTGGCCAAAGAGGCGCTTCTGCGCGGCCTGGGGGATTTGGACAAACGGGAGGGCTACCGGGGTCCACTGCGTCGTGTCGAGGGCGCCGAGGCGGTTCGGTTTCTGGAAGAGCAGGCCGGGCGTTTCGCAGAAGCCCCGCCGAAGGCCGGTGATATCGTCGAGGGGCTGGTGCTCGCGGTCGACGACGGCGGGGGGGCTGTGTCGGTCGGGCTGGGCCATGAGAAGGCGCTGCTCCCCCTGAGTCATATGGCCTGGGCGCGCAAGCCGAACCCGCGGGCGGCCTATTACGCCGCCAACCTGAAAAAACCCTCCACGGCCCTGCGCCAGGGTGACCTCATCCTGGTCCGCCTCCTTGCCGAGGACCCGCCGGAGGGGTATTCGCAGGTGGCGGCGCTCGAACAGACCCCCGAGGCGCAGGGGGCGATCCTGGCCATGGATCCGGCGACGAGGGCCGTTCTGGCCATGGTGGGGGGAAAAGATTGGAACGAGAGCCAGTACAACCGGGCAACGCAGGCAAAACGGCAGCCCGGGTCGGCCTTCAAGCCCATCGTCTACGCCGCCGCCCTCGACAAGGGCATGACGCCGGCTGACATCCTGATGGATTCGCCGATCGTCGCCGAGGGCGGGGAGGCGGGCTCCGTTTGGAAGCCCAAAAACTACAAGGATACCTTCTATGGGCCGACCCTCATGCGTACGGCCCTGGCGCAGTCGCGCAACGTGATCACCATCAAGCTCCTGCGCAGGATCGGTGTTCCCTACACGATCGAATACGCCCGGAAACTCGGCATCGAGTCGGATCTGTCCCCGGATCTGTCCCTGGCCCTCGGCTCCTCCGGTGTGTCCCTGCTGGAACTGACGCGGGCCTATGCGGTCTTCGCCAACGAGGGCAAGGCTGCACCGCCGGTCTTTGTGACCCGCATTGTGGATCGCGATGGAAGGGTGCTGGAGGAAAACCACGCCGAGGCCGAACAGGTGATCTCGAAAGAGACTGCGTATGTGATGACCGATCTGATGAAGGCGGTGGTCGAGGAGGGGACGGGCGCGCGGGTCAAGGCGCTGCAGCGCCCCGCCGCCGGGAAGACAGGGACGACGAACGATCTGCGGGATGCCTGGTTCCTGGGGTTCACCCCGGACCTCGTCACCGGGGTCTGGGTCGGCTATGACGATCAGCGGTCCATGGCCCGGAACGAGACCGGATCCCGTGCAGCCAGCCCGATCTGGCTGTACTTCATGCAGGCGGCGCTCGAGGGGAAACCGGTGAGGGATTTCGAGGTGCCCGAGGGGATTGTCTTTGCGCGGATCGATGCCAAGACGGGGCTCCTTCCAGGCCCATCATCCGGTCGAACCGTCCTCCAGGCCTTCGTGGAGGGCACCGAGCCGAAGGATGTGAGCCCGGAGCCGGCGGCCGCGCGCGCGGGGCATTTCAGCGAATTCGATCTGGGCTTCGAGGGAAATTGA
- a CDS encoding hypothetical protein (Evidence 5 : Unknown function), with product MKLPGMGVFRAGARTRTGLRAELYKKGFDAIILCCGIGYRFFCEAGGRAFGAGRKRRFG from the coding sequence GTGAAACTCCCTGGAATGGGGGTCTTCCGTGCCGGCGCACGGACAAGAACGGGTCTTCGTGCGGAGCTTTACAAAAAGGGGTTCGATGCGATAATCTTGTGCTGCGGCATCGGTTATCGTTTTTTTTGTGAGGCGGGCGGCAGGGCCTTCGGCGCGGGGCGTAAACGAAGGTTCGGATGA
- the dksA gene encoding RNA polymerase-binding protein DksA encodes MMMTEEKKEEFRKLLNERMEALLEEANKTVSGMTDQRENYPDPTDRASMESERNFTLRIRDRERKLIGKIKEALERLDSGTFGICESCGEDISEERLKARPVTTLCIECKKKQENEERLRGV; translated from the coding sequence ATGATGATGACGGAAGAGAAGAAGGAAGAATTCAGAAAACTCCTCAACGAGCGGATGGAAGCGCTGCTCGAAGAAGCCAACAAGACGGTGAGCGGCATGACCGATCAGCGGGAGAACTACCCGGACCCGACCGACAGGGCCTCCATGGAATCCGAGCGAAATTTCACCCTGCGGATCCGTGATCGGGAACGGAAGTTGATCGGCAAGATCAAGGAAGCCCTCGAGCGCCTCGACAGCGGCACGTTCGGCATCTGTGAATCCTGCGGCGAAGACATCTCGGAAGAGCGCTTGAAGGCGCGTCCGGTCACCACCCTGTGCATCGAGTGCAAAAAGAAGCAGGAAAACGAGGAAAGGCTTCGCGGGGTCTGA
- the dnaJ gene encoding chaperone Hsp40, co-chaperone with DnaK (Evidence 2a : Function from experimental evidences in other organisms; PubMedId : 10210198, 10891270, 1826368, 3003084, 3003085, 8764403, 9822822; Product type f : factor), which translates to MAKRDYYEVLGVPRNAGDDDIKRAYRQLALKYHPDRNPGDREAEEHFKEAAEAYEVLRDHEKRQIYDRFGHAGLENKGFTGFSGFEDIFSSFGDIFEDFFGFGGHRGGRPRPRQGGSLRYDIELSLEEAFTGKEEEVVFPRLEVCEECGGTGAAPGTERQVCPTCRGRGQVIRSQGFFQVSSTCPNCHGQGSIITDPCPKCLGGGKQRVERRITLKIPAGVDNGSQLRLRGEGEPGENGGPPGDLFVVVHLKPHEIFSRDGTDLMAEIPISFVQAALGDQIKMPVLGKEEKEVDLEIPDGTQPGDVLKIPGKGMPSLRNQRRGDLYVKVRIQIPRKLNDEQRQLLEAFARTEDKRPGGRKKKGKAFWQKVIP; encoded by the coding sequence ATGGCAAAACGAGACTATTATGAAGTCCTCGGCGTGCCCAGGAACGCCGGGGATGACGACATCAAGCGGGCCTACCGTCAGCTGGCCTTGAAATATCACCCCGACCGGAATCCCGGCGATCGGGAGGCCGAAGAACACTTCAAGGAGGCCGCAGAGGCCTACGAGGTCCTACGGGACCACGAAAAGAGGCAGATCTACGACCGCTTCGGCCACGCCGGGCTCGAGAACAAAGGGTTTACCGGCTTCAGCGGGTTCGAGGACATCTTCAGCAGCTTCGGGGACATCTTCGAGGATTTCTTCGGCTTCGGCGGCCACCGGGGCGGGCGCCCGCGGCCCCGCCAGGGCGGAAGCCTGCGCTACGACATCGAACTGAGCCTCGAGGAAGCCTTCACCGGAAAGGAAGAAGAAGTCGTCTTTCCACGCCTGGAGGTCTGCGAGGAGTGCGGCGGCACGGGAGCCGCCCCGGGGACCGAGCGCCAGGTGTGCCCCACCTGCCGGGGGCGCGGCCAGGTCATCCGTTCCCAGGGGTTTTTCCAGGTCAGCAGCACCTGCCCGAACTGCCACGGGCAAGGCAGCATCATCACGGATCCCTGCCCGAAATGCCTCGGAGGCGGGAAACAGCGCGTAGAGCGGCGCATCACCCTGAAGATCCCGGCCGGCGTCGACAACGGGAGCCAATTGCGCCTGCGCGGTGAAGGGGAGCCGGGGGAAAACGGGGGCCCGCCGGGCGACCTCTTCGTTGTCGTGCACCTCAAGCCGCATGAGATCTTCTCCCGTGACGGCACCGACCTGATGGCGGAGATCCCCATCTCTTTCGTGCAGGCCGCATTGGGCGACCAGATCAAGATGCCCGTGCTCGGCAAGGAGGAGAAGGAGGTCGATCTCGAGATCCCTGATGGGACACAGCCGGGTGACGTGCTCAAGATCCCGGGCAAAGGCATGCCGAGCCTTCGGAACCAGAGGCGGGGGGATCTGTATGTCAAGGTCAGGATCCAAATCCCCCGGAAACTGAACGACGAGCAGCGGCAACTGCTCGAGGCCTTCGCCCGAACGGAGGACAAGCGTCCGGGCGGCAGGAAGAAAAAGGGGAAGGCCTTCTGGCAGAAGGTAATTCCCTGA
- the comM gene encoding Competence protein ComM, whose translation MQTSNTAGGSFPMLSRILSSAVLGIDAYIVQVEVDIAQGLPAFATVGLAEGAVRESKERVKAAIKNSGFTFPSDRITVNLAPADIRKEGSAFDLPIALGILAATGSIPACIDEGHLFLGELALDGSVRPVKGILPIAAAARSFGFEGIFLPGSNAAEAAVVRGIDVFPVESLSQVAAVLNREETITPASPQATPRTSAGSVEPDYNEVLGQEDAKRALEIAAAGGHNVLMIGPPGAGKTMLARRLPTILPELGLEESLETSKVYSVMGLMPEGGGLLRSRPFRSPHHTISDAGLVGGGYIPMPGEVSLAHNGVLFLDELPEFHRGALEVMRQPMEDGSVTLARARFKVTYPARFMLVAAMNPCACGHYGNPRKECVCTPVQIQRYRSRISGPLSDRIDMHIEVQAVDYRDIGAGTSGDPSALIRGRVDKAREIQRARFEGEGIYANAQMTNRHLRRFCPLGAEPAKLLDTAMQRLALSARAYTRIIKLARTIADLEGSEPIGASHVAEAIGYRTLDRA comes from the coding sequence ATGCAAACCTCCAACACCGCCGGCGGTTCATTCCCCATGCTCTCCAGGATCCTCAGCAGCGCCGTCCTCGGCATCGATGCATACATCGTTCAGGTAGAAGTGGACATCGCACAAGGGCTTCCCGCCTTCGCCACGGTGGGCCTCGCCGAAGGGGCCGTACGTGAAAGCAAGGAGCGCGTCAAGGCTGCGATCAAGAACTCGGGCTTCACCTTCCCGTCCGACAGGATCACCGTCAATCTGGCGCCGGCCGACATCCGCAAGGAGGGGTCGGCTTTCGATCTGCCGATCGCCCTGGGGATCCTCGCCGCCACGGGGTCGATCCCGGCCTGCATCGATGAGGGGCATCTCTTCCTGGGGGAGCTCGCCCTGGACGGAAGCGTGCGTCCGGTCAAAGGCATCCTGCCGATCGCGGCGGCCGCCAGGTCCTTCGGCTTCGAGGGCATCTTTCTTCCGGGTTCCAACGCGGCGGAGGCCGCCGTCGTCCGCGGGATCGACGTGTTTCCGGTCGAAAGCCTCTCGCAGGTCGCCGCCGTCCTGAATCGAGAGGAAACGATAACGCCTGCCAGCCCGCAGGCCACGCCAAGGACTTCCGCGGGGTCCGTCGAGCCGGATTACAACGAGGTCCTCGGCCAGGAAGACGCCAAGAGGGCCCTCGAGATCGCGGCGGCCGGAGGGCATAACGTGCTCATGATCGGCCCGCCAGGGGCGGGAAAGACCATGCTGGCGCGCCGTCTGCCGACGATCCTGCCTGAACTCGGCCTCGAAGAGTCGCTCGAGACCTCCAAGGTTTACAGCGTGATGGGGTTGATGCCAGAGGGCGGCGGCCTCCTCCGCTCCCGCCCTTTCCGGTCGCCTCACCACACCATCTCGGATGCGGGCCTGGTCGGCGGAGGCTACATCCCCATGCCGGGGGAGGTCAGCCTCGCCCACAACGGGGTGCTGTTCCTGGACGAACTGCCGGAGTTTCACAGGGGCGCGCTCGAGGTCATGCGGCAGCCCATGGAGGACGGATCCGTGACGCTTGCCCGCGCGCGCTTCAAGGTCACCTACCCGGCGCGCTTCATGCTCGTTGCGGCCATGAACCCGTGCGCGTGCGGGCACTACGGCAACCCGCGAAAGGAATGCGTCTGCACCCCGGTTCAGATCCAGCGTTACCGGAGCCGGATCTCCGGCCCGCTTTCGGACCGGATCGACATGCACATCGAGGTGCAGGCGGTGGATTACCGGGATATCGGGGCCGGCACCAGCGGCGACCCCTCGGCGCTCATCCGTGGGCGGGTCGATAAGGCGCGGGAGATCCAGCGCGCCCGGTTCGAAGGCGAAGGGATCTATGCCAACGCGCAGATGACCAACCGGCACCTGCGGCGCTTCTGTCCGCTCGGGGCGGAGCCCGCGAAACTCCTCGACACCGCGATGCAGCGCCTGGCTCTTTCCGCCCGGGCCTACACCCGCATCATCAAACTCGCCCGCACCATCGCCGACCTCGAGGGGTCGGAGCCGATCGGAGCGAGCCACGTGGCCGAGGCGATCGGCTACCGGACCCTCGACCGGGCGTAG
- a CDS encoding hypothetical protein (Evidence 5 : Unknown function), whose amino-acid sequence MLALQISGRFHLEMVILANLGVNLRVCLCGDLQIASAQTLDLLDLGQKSSFPGWKLDYKGKSFPETHSPKRRLMPPRSDGTCWTI is encoded by the coding sequence ATGCTTGCTCTCCAGATTTCAGGTCGTTTCCATCTGGAAATGGTCATTTTGGCCAATCTCGGCGTCAATCTGCGCGTTTGCCTGTGCGGCGACCTGCAAATCGCCTCCGCACAAACGCTTGATTTGCTTGATCTTGGCCAAAAATCCTCTTTTCCGGGTTGGAAACTGGATTATAAGGGGAAATCATTCCCGGAAACACATTCGCCCAAGAGGCGGTTGATGCCGCCCCGCAGCGATGGAACATGTTGGACAATCTAG